The nucleotide window CACCACGCCCTTACCGCCGATGCTCATCAGCGGGAGCGTCAGGCTGTCGTCGCCGCTGAGGATGGTGAGGTCGGTGAGGGCCGCGACGCTGCTCGCCTGGTCGAGCGAGCCGGTCGCCTCTTTCACGGCCACGATCGTCGGGCACTTCTCGGCCATCCGCGCGATCGTTTCGGGGAGGATGTTGCTCCCGGTGCGGCCGGGGATGTTGTAGATGACGATTGGGAGGTCGGTGGCCTCTGCGACCGCGGCGAAGTGGCGGAAGTAGCCCTCTTGCGACGGCTTGTTGTAGTACGGGCCGACCTGGAGCGTGCCGTTGGCGCCGGCCCGCTTCGCGGCCTTCGTCATCCGGATCGCTTCGGCGGTCGAGTTCGACCCGGTCCCGGCCATCACCTTCGTCCGACCGCCGGCGCGCTCGCACACGAACGACACGACGCGCTCGTTCTCCTCGTGCGTCAGGGTCGGGGACTCGCCGGTGGTGCCGCACGGGGCGAGCGCGTCGGTGCCCTGCTCGCAGTGCCAGTCCACGAGTTTGCCCAGCTCGTCCCAATCGACCTCGCCGTTCTTGAACGGGGTGACGATCGCGACGGTGACGCCCGCGAACAGTTCGCCGCGCGTGGCAGCCATTGACAGAACCTCAACAGGGAACAGAGCGAATCGGTGAGCGATTAAGCTACGGACGGTGCGAGACCCGAGCAAGTTCGGGCGCGGCGGCTTCAGCGCTTCAGAGCGAGCGTGAGCCCGTCCGCGAACGGGAGGAAGCTGAGCGTGACGCGCCGGTCGCCGTGGAGCTTGGCGTTCAGGGCGCGTATGGCCTGCGTGTCCGGGTCGGTGACGGTCGGGTCGGCGGGCTTACCGTCCCAGAGGGTG belongs to Gemmata obscuriglobus and includes:
- the dapA gene encoding 4-hydroxy-tetrahydrodipicolinate synthase, giving the protein MAATRGELFAGVTVAIVTPFKNGEVDWDELGKLVDWHCEQGTDALAPCGTTGESPTLTHEENERVVSFVCERAGGRTKVMAGTGSNSTAEAIRMTKAAKRAGANGTLQVGPYYNKPSQEGYFRHFAAVAEATDLPIVIYNIPGRTGSNILPETIARMAEKCPTIVAVKEATGSLDQASSVAALTDLTILSGDDSLTLPLMSIGGKGVVSVVGNIVPRDMMALVRAFAAGRFEEALQWHRKLFPLCRDMLSVSTNPIPLKAAMKLLGRGNGEMRLPMCPIDAAGEAKVRQTLVNYGLLK